In Nilaparvata lugens isolate BPH chromosome 5, ASM1435652v1, whole genome shotgun sequence, the following proteins share a genomic window:
- the LOC120351577 gene encoding chromobox protein homolog 1-like: MRSATSLLLLSNILQDNTKDDKEKKKQTEKKKKDEVEEKKEEKNKDDGEEESSDSSCDGSEYEVEAIVDARTKRNAKTEYLVKWKGWSSHHNSWVDEEDIYCENLIEDFLKNRKEDNTKDDKEKKKQTEKKKKDEVEEKKEEKNKDDGEEESSDSSCDGSEYEVEAIVDARTKRNAKTEYLVKWKGWSSHHNSWVDEEDIYCENLIEDFLKNRKEDNTKDDKEKKKQTEKKKKDEVEEKKEEKNKDDGEEESSDSSCDGSEYEVEAIVDARTKRNAKTEYLVKWKGWSSHHNSWVDEEDIYCENLIEDFLKNRKEASS; encoded by the exons ATGCGCAGCGCAACGTCACTTTTGCTG TTGAGTAATATTTTGCAGGATAATACCAAAGATgacaaagaaaagaagaagcagactgaaaagaaaaagaaggatgaggtggaagagaagaaggaagagaaaaataaggacGATGGTGAAGAAGAGAGCAGTGACAGTAGCTGTGATGGCAGTGAGTACGAAGTGGAAGCCATTGTGGATGCCAGGACGAAGCGGAACGCCAAAACGGAGTATCTGGTGAAATGGAAAGGATGGTCATCCCATCACAATTCCTGGGTCGACGAAGAGGATATTTACTGCGAAAACCTCATTGAAGACTTTCTCAAAAATCGGAAAGAG GATAATACCAAAGATgacaaagaaaagaagaagcagactgaaaagaaaaagaaggatgaggtggaagagaagaaggaagagaaaaataaggacGATGGTGAAGAAGAGAGCAGTGACAGTAGCTGTGATGGCAGTGAGTACGAAGTGGAAGCCATTGTGGATGCCAGGACGAAGCGGAACGCCAAAACGGAGTATCTGGTGAAATGGAAAGGATGGTCATCCCATCACAATTCCTGGGTCGACGAAGAGGATATTTACTGCGAAAACCTCATTGAAGACTTTCTCAAAAATCGGAAAGAG GATAATACCAAAGATgacaaagaaaagaagaagcagactgaaaagaaaaagaaggatgaggtggaagagaagaaggaagagaaaaataaggacGATGGTGAAGAAGAGAGCAGTGACAGTAGCTGTGATGGCAGTGAGTACGAAGTGGAAGCCATTGTGGATGCCAGGACGAAGCGGAACGCCAAAACGGAGTATCTGGTGAAATGGAAAGGATGGTCATCCCATCACAATTCCTGGGTCGACGAAGAGGATATTTACTGCGAAAACCTCATTGAAGACTTTCTCAAAAATCGGAAAGAGGCAAGTTCATGA